CCGATTGAGTTATGCGCTACCATTTTCAACTTGGCAAAATATGGAAGAGGATATGATGAGGAACTGAACCCGTCCCGAACTTCTTATAAACTTCTTCTTCGGGGTCGATAATCACCTGAAAGGTCAAACGGTCCATTATTTCTTGACCAATTCAGTCTCAAGCGCAATGGGATTGACCAAGCAATACACCCCAGGACACCTTTCATGAGCCAACCTCTCAAGCTCCCTTAGCTGTCCCTCCTTCGCACTGCTCTTGACAACAATAGAGATTTTGGCCTTCTCCACAATTGGATTATTTGTCAGTCCCAATGTCTTGCTCAGGTCAGTGAAATTCTCGGCTGAGACCCTCAAGTCATCAATTTGAATCCCCATCATAGTCGCCGTTGCCATGAATGTCCCGGCAAAACAGGCAGCCAGACCAAAAAGACAATATTGAATAGGATCCGGGGCCAATCCTTCGCCACCCATAAAAGGCGCAAAGTCAGACCGAAGAATTGTTTCTCCTTTCGGATACTGGACTTTCGACCCAATCTGAGGCTTTCCCTCATCGAAATTCCAT
This sequence is a window from Acidobacteriota bacterium. Protein-coding genes within it:
- a CDS encoding OsmC family protein, which codes for MKTFLGEVKGDYSKAKKSKRVECSWNFDEGKPQIGSKVQYPKGETILRSDFAPFMGGEGLAPDPIQYCLFGLAACFAGTFMATATMMGIQIDDLRVSAENFTDLSKTLGLTNNPIVEKAKISIVVKSSAKEGQLRELERLAHERCPGVYCLVNPIALETELVKK